A DNA window from Streptomyces sp. CA-278952 contains the following coding sequences:
- a CDS encoding MoaD/ThiS family protein, whose translation MAAGTIRYWAAAKAAAGTAEEPYAAETLAEALDAVRERHPGELSQVLRRCSFLIDGNPVGTRGHETVRLAEGGTVEVLPPFAGG comes from the coding sequence ATGGCAGCGGGGACGATCCGCTACTGGGCCGCGGCCAAGGCCGCGGCGGGCACCGCGGAGGAACCGTACGCGGCGGAGACCCTCGCCGAGGCGCTCGACGCGGTGCGCGAGAGGCACCCCGGCGAACTGAGCCAGGTGCTCCGGCGGTGCTCGTTCCTCATCGACGGGAACCCCGTCGGCACCCGTGGGCATGAGACCGTACGCCTTGCCGAGGGCGGCACGGTCGAGGTGCTCCCGCCGTTCGCAGGAGGGTGA
- a CDS encoding LmeA family phospholipid-binding protein — MRALRILLVLVVVLGGLFLAVDRAAVYFAESEAEDRVTISGGGPATTEISIKGFPFLTQLAASRLDRVDVNLTGMETSAAGRAIRVSEVRAELHDVKLGSGYRSATAARATGTALVSYADLTAAASDGVVVEYGGNGKAKVTGTVELLGRPISRSVLSTVTRVDGHTIKVRADKVPGEGLPGVERLVREKTDFQGDVDGLPKGLELREVKVTEKGLEISVTGSEVSLTG, encoded by the coding sequence ATGCGCGCGCTGCGAATACTGCTGGTCCTGGTGGTGGTGCTCGGCGGCCTCTTCCTCGCCGTCGACCGTGCGGCTGTCTATTTCGCCGAGTCCGAGGCCGAGGACCGGGTCACGATCAGCGGGGGCGGGCCCGCCACCACGGAGATCTCGATCAAGGGCTTCCCCTTCCTCACCCAGCTCGCCGCCTCGCGGCTCGACCGGGTCGACGTCAACCTCACCGGCATGGAGACCAGCGCCGCCGGCCGTGCGATACGGGTCAGCGAGGTCCGGGCCGAGCTGCACGACGTGAAGCTCGGCTCCGGCTACCGGAGCGCCACGGCCGCCCGCGCCACCGGCACCGCGCTCGTCAGCTACGCGGACCTGACGGCGGCGGCCAGCGACGGCGTCGTCGTGGAGTACGGCGGCAACGGCAAGGCGAAGGTCACCGGCACCGTCGAGCTCCTCGGCCGGCCGATCTCGCGCAGCGTGCTGTCCACCGTGACCCGCGTCGACGGCCACACGATCAAGGTGCGCGCGGACAAGGTGCCGGGCGAGGGGCTGCCCGGCGTCGAGCGACTGGTCCGCGAGAAGACCGACTTCCAGGGCGACGTCGACGGACTGCCGAAGGGCCTGGAGCTGCGGGAGGTCAAGGTGACCGAGAAGGGCCTGGAGATCTCGGTGACCGGCTCGGAGGTCTCCCTGACAGGCTGA
- a CDS encoding putative leader peptide, which produces MKRQADLTKRRAVDLCRVAAMLCRTF; this is translated from the coding sequence ATGAAGCGACAGGCGGATCTCACGAAGCGGCGGGCAGTAGACCTGTGCCGCGTCGCCGCCATGCTCTGTCGCACCTTCTGA
- a CDS encoding sulfurtransferase, with product MSRSDVLVDADWVEAHIDDPQVAIVEVDEDTSAYEKNHIRNAIRIDWTKDLQDPVRRDFVDQAGFEKLLSEKGIGNDTLVVLYGGNNNWFASYAYWYFKLYGHENVKLLDGGRKKWELDSRDLTDAVPTRPATQYTAKPQDESIRAYRDDVVKAIGSQNLVDVRSPDEFSGKLLAPAHLPQEQSQRPGHVPSARNIPWSKNANDDGTFKSDDELKALYENEQVDLAKDTIAYCRIGERSALTWFVLHELLGQENVKNYDGSWTEYGSLVGVPIELGPAK from the coding sequence ATGAGCCGCAGCGATGTCCTGGTAGACGCCGACTGGGTCGAGGCCCACATCGACGACCCGCAGGTCGCCATCGTCGAGGTGGACGAGGACACCTCGGCGTACGAGAAGAACCACATCAGGAACGCGATCCGGATCGACTGGACCAAGGACCTCCAGGACCCGGTCCGCAGGGACTTCGTCGACCAGGCCGGCTTCGAGAAGCTGCTCAGCGAGAAGGGCATCGGCAACGACACCCTGGTCGTCCTCTACGGCGGCAACAACAACTGGTTCGCCTCCTACGCCTACTGGTACTTCAAGCTGTACGGCCACGAGAACGTGAAGCTCCTCGACGGCGGCCGCAAGAAGTGGGAGCTCGACTCCCGCGACCTGACCGACGCCGTCCCGACGCGCCCGGCGACGCAGTACACGGCCAAGCCGCAGGACGAGTCGATCCGCGCCTACCGCGACGACGTCGTCAAGGCCATCGGCAGCCAGAACCTGGTCGACGTGCGCTCGCCCGACGAGTTCAGCGGCAAGCTGCTCGCCCCGGCCCACCTCCCGCAGGAGCAGTCGCAGCGCCCCGGCCACGTGCCGAGCGCCCGCAACATCCCGTGGTCGAAGAACGCCAACGACGACGGCACCTTCAAGTCGGACGACGAGCTCAAGGCGCTCTACGAGAACGAGCAGGTCGACCTGGCGAAGGACACCATCGCCTACTGCCGCATCGGTGAGCGCTCCGCGCTCACCTGGTTCGTGCTCCACGAGCTGCTCGGCCAGGAGAACGTCAAGAACTACGACGGTTCCTGGACCGAGTACGGCTCCCTCGTCGGCGTGCCGATCGAGCTCGGCCCCGCCAAGTAG
- a CDS encoding DUF1416 domain-containing protein, which produces MCGAQAGGPDASTIKPGETTIQGSVTRDGEPVTGYVRLLDSTGEFTAEVPTSATGQFRFYAAEGTWTLRALVPGGSADRTVVAQTGGLSEVAIAV; this is translated from the coding sequence ATGTGTGGAGCACAGGCCGGTGGCCCCGACGCTTCGACGATCAAGCCCGGTGAGACCACCATCCAGGGCAGCGTGACCCGCGACGGCGAGCCCGTCACCGGCTACGTGCGGCTGCTGGACTCGACCGGCGAGTTCACCGCCGAGGTCCCGACCTCGGCGACCGGACAGTTCCGGTTCTACGCCGCCGAAGGCACCTGGACGCTCCGCGCCCTGGTTCCCGGCGGCAGCGCCGACCGCACGGTCGTCGCGCAGACCGGCGGGCTCTCCGAGGTAGCCATCGCCGTCTGA
- a CDS encoding DUF3099 domain-containing protein: protein MYARRRRNYFLMMGGCVALFVSAWAVVRLWSMPVAVGMCVVAMVIPPVAAVVANRRGPEDRWWDDPSGDPESDAWWDELDGRKRH, encoded by the coding sequence ATGTACGCCCGACGCAGGCGGAACTACTTCCTCATGATGGGCGGATGCGTCGCGCTCTTCGTGTCCGCCTGGGCCGTGGTGCGCCTGTGGTCCATGCCGGTCGCCGTCGGCATGTGCGTGGTCGCCATGGTGATCCCGCCCGTCGCCGCGGTGGTCGCCAACCGGCGGGGCCCGGAGGACCGTTGGTGGGACGACCCGTCCGGCGACCCGGAGTCCGACGCGTGGTGGGACGAACTGGACGGCAGGAAGCGCCACTGA
- a CDS encoding DsrE family protein, which yields MPKKLVIKVTAGPEAAERCSQAFTVAAVGVASGVEVSLWLTGESSWFALPGRAAEFELPHAAPLPDLLDSILAGGRITLCTQCAARRDIGEKDVLEGVRIAGAQVFVQEAMADGAQALVY from the coding sequence ATGCCGAAGAAGCTTGTGATCAAGGTGACCGCCGGGCCCGAGGCCGCCGAGCGCTGCTCCCAGGCCTTCACCGTGGCGGCGGTGGGCGTCGCCAGCGGTGTGGAGGTCTCGCTCTGGCTGACCGGCGAGTCCTCGTGGTTCGCCCTGCCGGGCCGGGCCGCCGAGTTCGAACTGCCGCACGCGGCCCCGCTGCCGGACCTGCTGGACTCGATCCTGGCGGGCGGCCGGATCACCCTGTGCACCCAGTGCGCGGCCCGGCGCGACATCGGCGAGAAGGACGTGCTGGAGGGCGTGCGGATCGCGGGCGCGCAGGTCTTCGTCCAGGAGGCCATGGCGGACGGCGCCCAGGCGCTCGTCTACTGA
- a CDS encoding FABP family protein — translation MIEIPSDLHPDLVPLAFLLGNWAGAGVSDFPGAEKCNFGQEVTFSHDGRDFLEYVSHTWVLDDEGQQVRPLETETGYWRIDKDRKVEVVMARDQGVIEIWYGELAHQKPQIDLVTDAVARTAASGPYSGGKRLYGYVKSDLMWVGEKATPEVELRPYMSAHLKKVVTPEEVAEMARNLEDMPDDGIAFFK, via the coding sequence ATGATCGAGATTCCGTCCGACCTCCACCCGGACCTCGTCCCGCTGGCCTTCCTCCTCGGCAACTGGGCGGGCGCGGGCGTGTCCGACTTCCCCGGCGCCGAGAAGTGCAACTTCGGCCAGGAAGTCACTTTCAGCCACGACGGACGTGACTTCCTGGAGTACGTCTCCCACACCTGGGTCCTGGACGACGAGGGACAGCAGGTCCGGCCGCTGGAGACCGAGACCGGTTACTGGCGCATCGACAAGGACCGCAAGGTCGAGGTCGTCATGGCCCGCGACCAGGGCGTCATCGAGATCTGGTACGGCGAGCTGGCCCACCAGAAGCCGCAGATCGACCTGGTCACCGACGCGGTGGCCCGCACGGCGGCCTCCGGCCCGTACAGCGGCGGCAAGCGGCTCTACGGGTACGTCAAGAGCGACCTCATGTGGGTCGGCGAGAAGGCCACCCCCGAGGTCGAGCTGCGTCCGTACATGTCGGCGCACCTGAAGAAGGTCGTCACCCCCGAGGAGGTCGCCGAGATGGCGCGGAACCTCGAGGACATGCCCGACGACGGCATCGCGTTCTTCAAGTAG
- a CDS encoding Fur family transcriptional regulator, with translation MVSTDWKTDLRQRGYRLTPQRQLVLEAVDALEHATPDDILCEVRRTASGVNISTVYRTLELLEELGLVSHAHLGHGAPTYHLADRHHHIHLVCRDCADVIEADLSVVADFTEKLRADFGFETDMKHFAIFGRCAGCAAAKAAVDGVADEAAGGVVDSASGGTGGRTADAGANTPAKGAPAKS, from the coding sequence GTGGTGAGCACCGACTGGAAGACCGATCTTCGGCAGCGCGGCTACCGGCTGACGCCCCAGCGTCAGCTCGTCCTGGAGGCGGTCGACGCCCTGGAGCACGCGACCCCGGACGACATCCTGTGCGAGGTGCGCAGGACCGCGTCCGGCGTGAACATCTCGACGGTATACCGGACCCTGGAGCTCCTGGAGGAGCTCGGTCTGGTCAGCCACGCCCATCTGGGGCACGGCGCCCCCACGTACCACCTGGCCGACCGGCACCACCACATTCACCTGGTCTGCCGGGACTGTGCGGACGTCATCGAGGCGGATCTCTCCGTCGTCGCCGACTTCACCGAGAAGCTGCGCGCCGATTTCGGCTTCGAGACGGACATGAAGCACTTCGCCATCTTCGGCCGCTGCGCGGGGTGCGCGGCCGCGAAAGCGGCGGTGGACGGCGTGGCGGACGAGGCCGCGGGCGGGGTCGTGGACAGTGCCTCCGGCGGGACCGGCGGCCGGACCGCCGACGCGGGTGCGAACACGCCAGCGAAGGGCGCCCCCGCCAAGTCGTAG
- the ygfZ gene encoding CAF17-like 4Fe-4S cluster assembly/insertion protein YgfZ, with the protein MKSPLLSLPGAVPAEGRDEGVAAHYGDLFREQRALADGNGFVDLSHRGVVAVTGDDRLSWLHLLITQHVSDLAPHQATEALILTANGHIEHAMYLVDDGTTVWMHVEPDTQGELIAYLESMKFFYRVEVADRTGDTAVVHLPAGSIAEVPDGAAVRETPQGRDLFLPRAGLEAYAAAHGPAAGILAYEALRVEGHRPRVGFETDHRTIPHELGWIGGAVHLQKGCYRGQETVARVHNLGKPPRRLVFLHLDGSEVHLPGHGTPVRLAADGQEGRQLGFITTSARHHELGPIALALVKRNVAVDAELLAGDTAAAQETVVEP; encoded by the coding sequence ATGAAGAGCCCCCTGCTGTCCCTGCCCGGTGCCGTTCCCGCCGAAGGCCGCGACGAAGGCGTCGCCGCGCACTACGGCGACCTGTTCCGCGAGCAACGCGCGCTGGCCGACGGCAACGGCTTCGTCGACCTCTCCCACCGGGGCGTCGTCGCCGTCACCGGCGACGACCGGCTGAGCTGGCTGCACCTGCTGATCACCCAGCACGTCAGCGACCTCGCCCCGCACCAGGCCACCGAGGCGCTCATCCTGACCGCCAACGGGCACATCGAGCACGCGATGTATCTGGTCGACGACGGCACGACGGTGTGGATGCACGTCGAGCCGGACACCCAGGGCGAGCTGATCGCGTACCTGGAGTCGATGAAGTTCTTCTACCGGGTCGAGGTCGCCGACCGCACCGGCGACACCGCCGTCGTCCACCTCCCGGCCGGTTCCATCGCCGAGGTCCCGGACGGGGCGGCCGTACGGGAGACCCCGCAGGGCCGGGACCTGTTCCTGCCCCGCGCCGGCCTGGAGGCGTACGCCGCCGCCCACGGCCCCGCCGCCGGGATCCTGGCGTACGAGGCGCTGCGCGTGGAGGGCCACCGGCCGCGCGTCGGCTTCGAGACCGACCACCGCACCATCCCGCACGAGCTGGGCTGGATCGGCGGCGCCGTCCACCTCCAGAAGGGCTGCTACCGGGGCCAGGAGACCGTCGCCCGCGTCCACAACCTGGGGAAGCCGCCGCGCCGGCTCGTCTTCCTGCACCTGGACGGCAGCGAGGTGCACCTCCCCGGACACGGGACGCCGGTGCGGCTGGCCGCCGACGGCCAGGAGGGCCGCCAGCTCGGCTTCATCACCACCTCGGCCCGCCACCACGAGCTGGGCCCGATCGCCCTCGCCCTGGTCAAGCGGAACGTGGCCGTCGACGCGGAGCTGCTCGCCGGCGACACGGCGGCCGCCCAGGAGACGGTGGTCGAGCCCTGA
- the dtd gene encoding D-aminoacyl-tRNA deacylase, giving the protein MRAVVQRVDGASVSVAGATDGSSAPGVVGEIVGEGLCVLVGVAHDDTPEKAAQLARKLWSVRVLEGEKSCSDVNAPLLVISQFTLYGDARKGRRPTWNAAAPGEVAEPLVDEVVARLRALGAQVETGRFGADMRVSLTNHGPFTVIIEV; this is encoded by the coding sequence ATGCGTGCAGTGGTACAGAGAGTGGACGGTGCGAGCGTCTCCGTCGCGGGTGCGACGGACGGCTCCTCGGCCCCCGGAGTCGTCGGGGAGATCGTCGGCGAGGGCCTGTGTGTGCTGGTCGGGGTCGCTCATGACGACACCCCGGAGAAGGCCGCGCAGCTGGCCCGCAAGCTCTGGTCGGTGCGCGTCCTGGAGGGCGAGAAGTCCTGTTCGGATGTGAACGCCCCCCTCCTGGTGATTTCTCAGTTCACTCTCTACGGGGACGCCCGCAAGGGCCGCCGGCCCACGTGGAACGCCGCCGCTCCCGGCGAGGTGGCCGAACCCCTGGTGGACGAGGTGGTGGCGCGGCTGCGGGCGCTGGGGGCGCAGGTGGAGACGGGCCGGTTCGGAGCGGACATGCGGGTCTCGCTCACGAATCACGGCCCGTTCACGGTGATCATCGAGGTGTAG
- a CDS encoding RsiG family protein yields MSTYGAGQSPGAVPGERHRTSTLRSPVQRSLPGQGPVPPPATPAAAAAVPEQAGGDAGFGGLRLPELRALRRDAQRDEADLSYVRRLVQGRIDILRAELARRRGSEAPVEDAAVVSRLSEILADAPSRHRTSARHVTLTTPRGDEFRQLAAENLAEVELSDLEARTDEELHTAMGRLVRYEQQVSRRRHQLQRTADDCGAEIARRYRDGEAQVDDLLA; encoded by the coding sequence ATGAGTACCTATGGAGCCGGACAATCTCCCGGTGCCGTACCGGGCGAACGTCACCGCACCAGCACCCTGCGGTCGCCCGTACAGCGCAGTCTGCCGGGGCAGGGTCCCGTACCGCCACCCGCGACGCCCGCGGCAGCCGCCGCCGTGCCCGAGCAGGCCGGCGGCGACGCGGGCTTCGGCGGGCTGCGGCTGCCGGAGCTGCGGGCGCTGCGCAGGGACGCCCAGCGCGACGAGGCCGATCTCAGTTACGTACGCCGGCTGGTGCAGGGCCGGATCGACATCCTCCGCGCCGAACTGGCCCGCCGCCGGGGTTCGGAAGCCCCGGTGGAGGACGCGGCGGTGGTGAGCCGGCTCTCGGAGATCCTGGCCGACGCGCCGTCCCGGCACCGCACCTCCGCGCGGCACGTCACGCTGACGACCCCGCGCGGCGACGAGTTCCGGCAGCTCGCCGCCGAGAACCTCGCCGAGGTCGAGCTGTCCGACCTGGAGGCCCGGACGGACGAGGAGCTGCACACGGCGATGGGGCGGCTCGTCCGCTACGAACAGCAGGTCTCCCGCCGCCGTCACCAGCTCCAGCGCACCGCCGACGATTGCGGCGCGGAGATCGCCCGCAGGTACCGTGACGGGGAAGCACAAGTAGACGACCTGCTCGCCTGA
- a CDS encoding asparaginase, with protein sequence MTSTDAPPAISSAPAPAPPVLAEVVRSGFTEGHHRGSLVLLAADGSVERAIGDPAAPVFPRSSNKPMQAAAILRAGLDLSGERLALAAASHSGEPFHLDLVREMLAEHGLSTADLQTPPDLPLDPVEAEAYLANGNVRERITMNCSGKHAAMLAVCVRNGWETATYLDPAHPLQRLVGQVVAEAAGEPVAALGTDGCGAPLMAIGLTGLARAFRSFVLAEPGSAERRVADAMRAHPEYVAGTRRPDTWLMREVPGTLSKMGAEAVQAVALADGRALAFKIDDGATRALGPVLARALELLGVDAPVVARIGRAPLLGGAAEVGEIRATF encoded by the coding sequence ATGACGTCCACCGACGCCCCGCCCGCCATATCCTCCGCCCCGGCCCCCGCCCCGCCCGTCCTGGCCGAGGTCGTGCGCTCCGGCTTCACGGAGGGGCACCACCGGGGCTCGCTGGTCCTGCTGGCCGCCGACGGCAGCGTGGAGCGGGCGATCGGCGATCCGGCGGCACCGGTCTTCCCCCGGTCCTCCAACAAGCCGATGCAGGCCGCCGCGATCCTGCGGGCCGGCCTCGACCTCTCGGGCGAACGGCTGGCGCTGGCCGCCGCGAGCCACTCCGGGGAGCCCTTCCACCTCGACCTCGTACGGGAGATGCTCGCCGAGCACGGGCTGAGCACCGCCGACCTCCAGACCCCGCCTGACCTGCCGCTGGACCCGGTGGAGGCGGAGGCCTACCTCGCGAACGGGAACGTGCGCGAGCGGATCACGATGAACTGCTCCGGCAAGCACGCGGCCATGCTGGCCGTCTGCGTCCGCAACGGCTGGGAAACCGCCACCTACCTCGACCCCGCCCACCCGCTCCAGCGGCTCGTGGGGCAGGTCGTCGCCGAGGCGGCGGGCGAGCCCGTCGCGGCGCTCGGTACGGACGGCTGCGGGGCCCCGCTGATGGCGATCGGGCTGACCGGCCTGGCCCGCGCCTTCCGGTCCTTCGTGCTGGCGGAGCCCGGGAGCGCCGAGCGCCGGGTCGCGGACGCGATGCGCGCCCACCCGGAGTACGTCGCGGGCACCCGGCGTCCGGACACCTGGCTGATGCGCGAGGTGCCGGGGACGCTCTCCAAGATGGGCGCCGAGGCGGTCCAGGCGGTGGCGCTGGCCGACGGCCGGGCCCTCGCCTTCAAGATCGACGACGGCGCCACCCGGGCGCTCGGCCCGGTGCTGGCCCGCGCCCTGGAGCTGCTGGGCGTGGACGCCCCCGTGGTCGCCCGGATCGGGCGTGCGCCGTTGCTGGGCGGGGCGGCGGAGGTCGGGGAAATTCGCGCGACATTCTGA
- a CDS encoding GNAT family N-acetyltransferase, with protein MSLDVRNVTASEFPEWMRAVGTGFLTAGKGPGEELVADRLADVDLSRAQGVFDAGRCVATFRSFAQELTVVGGATVAADAITAVTVTPTHRRRGLLSRMMATDLAAAKERGDLVASLIAAEYPIYGRYGFGPAARNAVWEVSVHRAGLDPRRSGQPAGGGRIEMVDGADIRKIGPEVHAAFAARQPGVVTRDERWWRLRTGVAPRPAHDKWTEPFYVVHRAADGEIDGLMTYGVDDEWGDAMQPRNTATVRDMIALNPAAERALWHYLCSVDWVTTVRSGHRAPDDLLPLLLPDPRAARMITDTDWLWLRMLDVPRALEARTYGTEASLVLDVRDDAGLAGGRFLLDASASGARCVPTTRSADLALDVAELATLYLGDESARRLVDLDRAEELRAGAATTVDAVFRTGRRPWCPDVF; from the coding sequence ATGAGCCTCGATGTCCGTAACGTCACCGCGTCCGAGTTCCCCGAGTGGATGAGGGCGGTGGGCACCGGCTTCCTGACCGCCGGCAAGGGGCCCGGCGAGGAACTCGTCGCGGACCGGCTCGCCGATGTCGACCTCTCCCGCGCGCAGGGCGTCTTCGACGCCGGGCGCTGCGTCGCGACGTTCCGCTCGTTCGCCCAGGAACTGACCGTCGTCGGCGGAGCCACCGTGGCGGCCGACGCGATCACCGCGGTCACGGTGACGCCCACGCACCGCCGGCGCGGACTGCTCAGCCGGATGATGGCGACGGACCTGGCGGCGGCCAAGGAGCGCGGCGACCTGGTCGCCTCGCTGATCGCCGCCGAGTACCCGATCTACGGGCGGTACGGCTTCGGCCCCGCCGCCCGCAACGCCGTGTGGGAGGTCTCCGTGCACCGGGCCGGCCTCGATCCGCGCCGCTCGGGACAGCCGGCGGGCGGCGGCCGGATCGAGATGGTGGACGGCGCGGACATCCGCAAGATAGGCCCCGAGGTGCATGCGGCGTTCGCGGCCCGGCAGCCCGGCGTCGTCACCCGGGACGAGCGCTGGTGGCGGCTGCGCACGGGGGTCGCGCCCCGCCCGGCGCACGACAAGTGGACCGAGCCGTTCTACGTCGTGCACCGCGCCGCGGACGGTGAGATCGACGGCCTGATGACGTACGGCGTGGACGACGAGTGGGGCGACGCCATGCAGCCCCGGAACACCGCCACCGTACGGGACATGATCGCGCTGAACCCGGCGGCCGAGCGGGCCCTGTGGCACTACCTCTGCTCGGTCGACTGGGTCACCACGGTCCGCTCGGGCCACCGCGCCCCCGACGATCTGCTTCCGCTGCTGCTGCCCGACCCGCGCGCGGCCCGGATGATCACGGACACGGACTGGCTGTGGCTGCGGATGCTGGACGTGCCGCGCGCCCTGGAGGCCCGGACCTACGGCACCGAGGCGTCGCTCGTCCTGGACGTCCGGGACGACGCGGGGCTGGCCGGGGGCCGCTTCCTGCTGGACGCCTCGGCCTCCGGCGCCCGGTGCGTCCCGACCACCCGGAGCGCCGATCTGGCCCTGGACGTGGCCGAGTTGGCGACGCTGTATCTGGGCGACGAGTCCGCGCGGCGGCTGGTGGACCTGGACCGGGCCGAGGAGCTGCGGGCGGGTGCGGCGACGACGGTGGACGCCGTGTTCCGTACGGGCCGGCGGCCGTGGTGCCCGGACGTGTTCTGA
- a CDS encoding ABC transporter permease: MSDTAVRRGTPARHTGGAALRPDPGPGPGPLTHTAVMAARALRISSRNTDALITSLALPIMLMLIFVYFFGGAIDTGTDYDSYVMYVVPGVLLLSAGFGAATTATAVSEDMKGGIIDRFRSLDVGGTPVLAGHVAASTVRNLCATALVFGVALLIGFRPAASWGGWLVVGVVLVAYIVALSWISAAIGLLARTPEAASGFTFFMSFLPYPSSAFVPTENMPDWLHGFADHQPITPAIESLRGLLLGQEVGNTPWIALAWAAGMLAVAIGVSGTLFRIRTR, encoded by the coding sequence ATGTCTGACACCGCCGTTCGGCGCGGAACCCCGGCCCGGCACACCGGCGGGGCCGCGCTGCGCCCCGACCCCGGCCCCGGGCCCGGTCCGCTTACCCACACCGCCGTCATGGCCGCACGCGCCCTGCGCATCAGCAGCCGCAACACCGACGCGCTGATCACGTCCCTGGCTCTGCCGATCATGCTGATGCTGATCTTCGTCTACTTCTTCGGCGGCGCGATCGACACTGGAACGGACTACGACTCGTACGTCATGTACGTCGTGCCGGGCGTCCTGCTCCTGTCCGCGGGGTTCGGCGCCGCGACCACCGCCACCGCCGTCAGCGAGGACATGAAGGGCGGCATCATCGACCGGTTCCGCTCCCTGGACGTGGGCGGTACGCCGGTACTGGCCGGGCACGTGGCGGCCAGCACCGTCCGCAACCTCTGCGCCACCGCCCTGGTCTTCGGCGTCGCGCTGCTGATCGGGTTCCGCCCCGCCGCCTCCTGGGGCGGCTGGCTCGTGGTGGGCGTCGTGCTGGTGGCCTACATCGTGGCCCTGTCCTGGATCTCGGCGGCGATCGGCCTGCTGGCCCGGACCCCGGAGGCGGCGAGCGGCTTCACGTTCTTCATGTCGTTCCTGCCCTACCCGAGCAGCGCGTTCGTCCCGACCGAGAACATGCCGGACTGGCTGCACGGCTTCGCCGACCACCAGCCGATCACCCCGGCGATCGAGTCCCTGCGCGGGCTGCTGCTCGGCCAGGAAGTGGGCAACACCCCCTGGATCGCGCTCGCCTGGGCCGCGGGGATGCTCGCCGTGGCGATCGGCGTCTCGGGGACGCTGTTCCGGATCCGGACCCGCTGA
- a CDS encoding ATP-binding cassette domain-containing protein, with protein MTGPTGTTDSGSDGNAVGTDAIEAYGLTKSYGKPAVRVLDGIDLQVGRGTVFALLGPNGAGKTTTVRILATLTEADSGSARVAGYDVVAERSAVRRSISLTGQFAAVDETQTGEENLRMMARLTGLSRADARRRAGELLERFDLTAAARRPARTYSGGMRRRLDLAAGLVGSPEPGVFFLDEPTTGLDPRSRQELWEFVRGLAASGATVLLTTQYLEEADRLADRIALLNRGRIVAEGTAADLKSRVGGHRLDLVLTSNEAYLRLAGRAVHHSPETLTLGLPTDGSAAQVRALLDEIDPTGHAIERFSLHSATLDDVFLDLTSKASKASNVANVANVANVSKAPTTPEASTHV; from the coding sequence GTGACCGGTCCGACCGGAACCACCGACAGCGGCAGCGACGGCAACGCCGTCGGCACCGACGCCATCGAGGCGTACGGCCTCACCAAGTCCTACGGAAAGCCCGCCGTCCGGGTCCTCGACGGCATCGACCTCCAGGTCGGGCGCGGCACCGTCTTCGCCCTCCTCGGGCCGAACGGGGCCGGCAAGACCACCACCGTGCGGATCCTCGCGACGCTGACCGAGGCCGATTCCGGCTCCGCCCGCGTCGCGGGGTACGACGTCGTCGCCGAGCGGAGCGCGGTACGCAGGTCGATCAGCCTCACCGGGCAGTTCGCCGCCGTCGACGAGACCCAGACCGGCGAGGAGAACCTGCGGATGATGGCCCGGCTCACCGGGCTCTCCCGGGCCGACGCCCGGCGTCGGGCCGGGGAGCTGCTGGAACGCTTCGACCTCACCGCGGCGGCCCGCCGCCCCGCCCGGACCTACTCCGGAGGCATGCGCCGCCGCCTCGACCTGGCGGCCGGGCTCGTCGGCTCACCGGAGCCCGGGGTGTTCTTCCTGGACGAGCCGACCACCGGCCTCGACCCGCGCAGCCGCCAGGAACTCTGGGAGTTCGTACGGGGGTTGGCCGCGAGCGGGGCGACCGTCCTGCTCACCACCCAGTACCTGGAGGAGGCCGACCGCCTCGCCGACCGGATCGCCCTGCTGAACCGGGGCCGGATCGTCGCCGAGGGCACCGCCGCCGACCTCAAGTCCCGCGTCGGCGGCCACCGTCTCGACCTGGTCCTCACCAGCAACGAGGCCTACCTCCGGCTGGCCGGCCGGGCCGTCCACCACTCCCCCGAGACCCTGACGCTCGGTCTCCCCACCGACGGCTCGGCGGCCCAGGTGCGCGCCCTGCTCGACGAGATCGACCCGACGGGCCACGCGATCGAACGCTTCAGCCTGCACAGCGCGACCCTCGACGACGTCTTCCTGGACCTGACCTCGAAGGCCTCGAAGGCCTCGAACGTCGCGAACGTCGCGAACGTCGCGAACGTCTCGAAGGCGCCCACGACTCCGGAGGCATCCACCCATGTCTGA